One window of Mastacembelus armatus chromosome 20, fMasArm1.2, whole genome shotgun sequence genomic DNA carries:
- the LOC113121638 gene encoding toll-like receptor 13 has product MGHEVKAKKTMPLVGRKIIIVLLLLNISTSVAPVTGFVLKSCRISSDTAICVNSKLRAVPKDIPSAVKGFDLSVNRISRIEVSDFKNLPLLTRLDLNRNEILHIDNGAFANLTCLTKLNLNNNKLNELGENIFVGLRNLSELRINRNRIKTVASTSFKYMTNLTFLDISQNKLNKITNVHSILQHLPRLQNLFIQNNNFTTFYSWELTNSSLKLNSLDLSQNPIADFRITADVFPNLTWLNINSCPRKKQMRWDVHNKTFLSRVSTLDISELQMAYGDMKTLLETVNSSLTSLRMNAMKHDLTALINISCTIPTMLTLQLRYNKLSSLTSDIFTLCINVTDLDLTGNQIQFIHVNAFRSLHGLKTLSLSRNGLKSVPPATRNLPTLVELDLSMNNISRLDRDDFANQTKLRRLSLYNNVISALHESVFRDLIRLQILKLQTNHISKLNGAFKKYLRNLTQLRLNANKLTSIKNREFEGLQSLQNLSLHENQINRLEPGCFIGLTNLTDLLLQKNLIKEKEINKGVFNDLINLKRLDFRDNCIKYEYSSALSKPPFSKLSRLETLAIPSQHCRGKSQLPRNFLQGLTNLLFFNTRDIQLIFLHKDMFKYTPKLQTLDISSNELMDFSPDLFSPIQNLQSLYISRTSLQSLDFLIDANLTKLEFLQARKNQYSVISEEMIRSVPALVYVDLQGNSFTCDCDNAWFRQWAENDNQTQVFDAYNFVCNYPPHLKGMKLLKLDVRSCSVDIEFICFICTTCLILLFMVVSFTYQLLRWQLVYAYYLFLALLVDNKNKNKQAPHQYDAFISYNTCDEPWVIRELLPKLEGEQGWRLCLHHRDFEPGKPIVDNITDAIYGSRKTICVISHKYLESEWCSREIQVASFRLFDEQKDVLILVFLEEIPTSQLAPYYRMRKLLKRKTFLSWPRVGEHTELFWEKLRQALKTRDNIGEDRFFLTVSDRPCRNTVI; this is encoded by the exons ATGGGCCATGAggtcaaagcaaaaaaaacaatgccACTGGTGGGaagaaaaataatcattgttCTCCTCTTGCTGAACATCAGCACTTCTGTTGCCCCAGTCACAGGGTTTGTACTGAAGAGTTGCAGAATAAGTTCCGACACTGCCATATGCGTGAACAGTAAACTCAGAGCTGTTCCAAAAGATATTCCCTCAGCAGTGAAAGGTTTTGACTTGTCTGTGAACAGAATTTCAAGAATAGAAGTTTCAGATTTCAAAAATCTACCACTTTTAACACGGTTAGATCTAAATCGAAATGAAATTTTGCACATAGATAATGGTGCCTTTGCCAACCTTACTTGCCTCACAAAGTTAAATCTGAATAATAACAAACTAAATGAACttggagaaaacatttttgttggcTTAAGGAACCTCAGTGAGCTTAGAATTAACAGAAATCGCATCAAAACTGTGGCATCCACCTCTTTTAAGTACATGACAAACTTAACATTTTTGGACATTTCtcaaaacaaactcaacaaAATCACAAACGTTCATTCAATATTACAGCACCTGCCACGTCTACAAAATCTGTTTATTCAAAACAACAATTTCACCACTTTCTATTCATGGGAACTGACAAACAGCTCACTAAAACTCAATTCCCTGGATTTGTCTCAGAATCCCATCGCAGACTTTAGGATCACCGCAGACGTTTTTCCAAATCTCACCTGGTTAAACATTAACAGCTGTCCTagaaagaaacagatgagaTGGGATGTGCATAACAAGACTTTCCTTAGTCGAGTGTCTACTCTTGATATTAGTGAGCTTCAAATGGCTTATGGTGACATGAAAACATTACTGGAGACTGTAAACTCCTCACTTACATCTTTGAGGATGAATGCAATGAAACATGACCTGACAgcactaatcaatatttccTGCACTATCCCAACAATGTTGACACTGCAGCTCCGCTATAACAAACTCAGCTCTCTCACTTCAGACATATTTACATTGTGTATTAATGTAACTGACTTAGATTTAACAGGGAATCAAATACAGTTCATCCATGTCAACGCCTTCAGATCTCTTCATGGTCTGAAGACCTTGAGTCTGAGTCGTAATGGGCTTAAATCTGTTCCACCTGCCACAAGGAATCTGCCAACTCTTGTAGAGCTGGATCTCAGCATGAACAACATCAGCAGACTTGACCGTGATGATTTCGCCAATCAGACAAAGCTCAGACGGCTCAGCCTTTATAACAATGTGATTTCAGCTCTACATGAATCTGTTTTCAGGGATTTAATACGACTACAAATTTTAAAGCTACAGACCAACCACATTTCCAAACTAAATGgtgcttttaaaaaatacttgcGAAATCTTACACAGCTGCGTTTGAATGCAAATAAACTCACTAGTATTAAAAACAGAGAGTTTGAGGGTTTACAGTCCCTCCAGAACTTGTCATTacatgaaaatcaaataaatagaCTTGAGCCAGGGTGTTTTATTGGACTGACAAATCTTACAGATTTATTACTACAGAAGAATcttattaaagaaaaagaaataaacaaggGTGTTTTCAATGATCTGATAAATCTAAAAAGGTTAGATTTTAGGGATAACTGCATTAAATATGAATACAGTTCAGCTTTGTCTAAGCCACCATTTTCTAAACTGTCCCGCCTGGAGACATTGGCTATACCTTCACAGCACTGCAGGGGGAAGTCTCAACTACCTCGCAACTTCCTGCAAGGTCTGacaaatctgttgtttttcaaCACCAGGGACATTCAACTTATATTTTTGCACAAAGACATGTTTAAATACACGCCAAAGCTGCAAACACTTGACATAAGTTCAAATGAACTTATGGATTTTTCTCCAGATTTGTTTTCCCCAATTCAGAACCTTCAAAGTCTGTACATATCTAGAACCAGTCTTCAGTCCCTGGATTTTTTGATAGATGCCAACCTTACCAAGCTGGAGTTCCTGCAGGCGAGAAAGAATCAGTATTCTGTGATCAGTGAAGAAATGATAAGGTCCGTACCAGCTCTCGTTTACGTGGATCTTCAAGGCAACAGTTTCACCTGTGACTGTGATAACGCGTGGTTCCGTCAGTGGGCAGAAAATGACAACCAAACACAAGTTTTTGATGCCTATAACTTTGTTTGCAACTATCCTCCACACCTCAAAGGTATGAAACTGTTGAAGCTTGATGTGCGGTCCTGCTCCGTAGACATtgaattcatttgttttatctgtacCACATGTTTGATCCTCCTCTTTATGGTGGTGTCCTTCACCTACCAGTTACTGAGGTGGCAGCTTGTCTATGCCTACTACCTCTTCTTGGCTTTGCTCGTTGAcaataagaataaaaacaagcagGCTCCTCATCAATATGACGCCTTCATCTCCTACAATACCTGCGATGAGCCATGGGTCATCAGAGAGCTGCTGCCCAAACTGGAGGGAGAGCAGGGCTGGAGGTTGTGTCTGCACCATCGGGATTTTGAACCAG GTAAACCCATAGTAGACAACATCACAGATGCAATTTATGGAAGCAGGAAGACCATCTGTGTGATCAGTCATAAATACCTTGAGAGTGAATGGTGCTCAAGAGAAATCCAGGTGGCCAG